In the genome of Candidatus Nitrosocosmicus arcticus, the window TGCAACAACGCTATAGATACAACGTGTCCCTTTTTCACAAAACCGAGTTTTCTAAAATTCGAGAACCCAAACTCTAATTTGCACATTATATAGCCTACCACCACATTCTCTATTTCCGCTATGATGAATGCTTCTGGGATTTCGCGTAGAAGAGACTCAAAAAAATACTCGGTATAATGTTCCGGAAGAGTTTTTAAATTAATGCTGATTACTGAATTTAAATCCTCGTAGGCACACCTTCGTATTATATAGCCGTTAACCTCCCTTA includes:
- a CDS encoding GNAT family N-acetyltransferase encodes the protein MQLALREVNGYIIRRCAYEDLNSVISINLKTLPEHYTEYFFESLLREIPEAFIIAEIENVVVGYIMCKLEFGFSNFRKLGFVKKGHVVSIALLQEHRGKNIGEALMMEGINGISTRKGDEIYLEVRTSNGPAISLYQKLGFQIKSVLKSYYRDGEDANLMALELS